The Coffea arabica cultivar ET-39 chromosome 10e, Coffea Arabica ET-39 HiFi, whole genome shotgun sequence region CTAGTGGATTTGCATGAAGAGATTTGGTCTCTCCACTTACTTTCTAACTGCCCTAGTGCTGTTAGCGCCACTGCCTTCTTCCACCATTTCCGGTGATTGTGgttgttttttttccttcaattgGGAGCTTCAAAACTTGCCAATACCTGGACTGATCATTACGTGTTCGTGTCTTTCAAAGCTTTAAACCTGTTGGTGTGAAGGTTAGTGGTGTTGCTCTTGAGAATATCTGGTATATCCACTTGAGGATGTCTAAGCAAATTTTTGCTTTCCACACAGGCCGCCCCTATTCTACCCTTTCCCCATCTCAAGAAGAGTTGAAGTAAAATGAAACTGAAAAGGAAAAGCTATAAAAAGTACAAGATGGGGCTAACAGTATAGAGCACTTGCTCTAGGTCTAGGTAGACCTGTATTGGGCAGAGGGGCGGCTTGAGCCCTAAGTCTCATGGTTATAGTAGATGGTGAATGGGTGAGTTTATGACTTCCTTGAATGATTTTAGGAATAAATTAGCTTAACATGTAGCTACTTTTCTGGTACAGGCATCAAGACAGCATCATTGAGCGGATTATCTCTGGAGAAGATTGAATGCTCATCAGATCATCAAAAACACAACAGCAGTGATCCGGAAAGTTGCCCATTCCCATGGGCAAGATCTCCGGAGAATTTGCTTCGGCAGGAGACTTATTTGGCCTTGGCCACTGCATTTGTGCTTATGAGGCTGCTCTATGTCTTTTTCCCAGCCCTGCATAGATCCGGCCAGTTAGCCTGGAGAAGGTATATTTCAAACACGAGGTTAAGGAATCTGTGGGAGCATCCGCTGGTGTGCCTCAACCGAGCAAAACAGTTGTTAAATTCCTTAAAGGAGCCATGCAAGAAAAGCAATTTGCAGGAAGGAGCTATGAATGCCAAGGCCTGGGCTTCCAAGTCTTTGGCTTCTGTTTCATTTGGAGATAGTAGCACTAGCAGGGTTGTACCAGTGAGTTGAATTGACGGAATATTAGTTTGATAGCAGGTGTTAAAGAGTATATAAGGACGGGTTTGCTGGAGTTCGCAAGAGTACTTCTCTTTTAGAATCATTTTAGCTGACTTTGTTGAGTTTCCGCCATGGGGCTTTGTATTGTCTAataggaaggaaagaaaaggtttCATATTTGACCAAGGAAGCGACCTGCTTCATTTCAGTGTATTGTAGATTAGAATTTCTTTTCACCAACTAAGGACATAATAAGACAAGCGTTAAATGTATGTATAGCTTCAAATGATCAGCCTCTTCTTTTGAACTTAACAAACCTCTCTTCTTCATCAAAGTAGTAGTTCCCCATTCTTCACATCCTCTGTCGTCGTTCTGAACTTCTGTTTTGTCTGAGGTAGTTCCATTTTTTCTTATAGCCTGTTTTTCTTTGTCGCTGAAAAGATGAGAAGGGTTATCAGCCTTCGGAAGAAGTCGATGATGCAACTCTGAATGATTCCCATAAGCAGACTAATCTTAGTAATAACTAAAAAGTGTGGTATAATTGAAAGTCTTATCTGCCACCGCCACCATTTGCGAGTTGCAAGTGGGATGCATGCATGGTTGGGGGAGACAAGAGGCAGAGGGAAGATCATTGTTGGGACCGAACACTAAAAGCAGCTTATTGATATATTATGGAGACTGGACCAacactgctgctgctgctaagGGTGGACCTATCTTCTTGTTCAAGCGATCCTTTACGGGAATCTTGGGTGGGGCGGCATGGTGGCGCTGCTGCTTCTTGATAGCAATGTCCTGGCCTGGGAGTGGCGGATTTGCTTGCTTTCTTTAAGAAAATGAAATAATCATCGAAACGATGTAAGAAAGTACACTGCTGCTGAAGTTGTTTCATACAGATGGGCATTGGGTAGTCAGAGATTAACAAGGTGCGTTCAAGGAAAAATTCTATGGTCCATTGAGAACCATTCTCTCAATTTCCATCCCTTAGTGTTGGTGGTAagtcaaattttaaataattaaaagtgtTACAATCTAAGGTCCAAACACTTATTTCATCATCAAATCAGACTGTATAATCTATTTTTGTTGCCTAATTCTTTTACTCAGGTTTTGTCTCAACTAAAACACTGCACTAAATCGATCCAATTTGGCTGATATTTCCTCGTATGGTCCACCTTTTTGTTGGAATAGACAAGAGATAATTGGAGCAAATATAGGACataaacactttttttttttttttttttttttacatacatcacattgtAAGAGATGttacattaattattttaaataatctccTACCCAAACACACTCCGTGTTTCCATTCttctcttttttgctttttcctttttgccccTTACGTTTTTGttggaaatgattttttttttttaagtgtaagtGAGAGTTATCGAACTTGGAACCTATCACTTACATTCTCTCCTCCGTACCACCTAATCCATTTCTCTACCTTGTTGACATTGactttgaattttgtaattatagtaaatcttttctttaactttttttttcaaaaaaattaaaaattgaagGTAGCTTTCTTTGCCGTTTATTAAGCTTAGCGTGCATGATACATCATACATACAAATAAGCTAAGGTAATGTGATTATTCATTGATGTGTGTTGTTAGTGAGCACACAAAATTTACTagagaaaataaatatatgcaTGATTGATCAACATACAGTTTTGGTATAGATCGTCAATGCTCACACAAAATTATTTAACTTTAGCTACTTTATCTTCAAAACTATCTGTTCAACGCAACTGAGTTTGTTAactcaaataaaaaaaacatcttcagtttttaaaattatttatcacttttaacTCTCATAAactataaaaaataataatgttccgtttattttttttaaagttattatTTATGCACTTTATAGTAAAATCAACTTAGCATGTTGAAAGATTTTAGATGAAAGTACCTGCCTCTCTTGTATAATTAATATATCAAAAATTTAGATTCCtttttttgaacaaaaaaaaaagtcaaaatgtctgttctttcttcccctttttccaTTAATACGgcaaaaaacagagagagatcAAAATGAATTTGTGCACCATCTTATGGCGTGGCTAAAGATTTCTCAACCCTGGAAAATTGCTACAGCCACAATCGGAATGAGCCTTGATCTTTGTTTAGGTTTATAGGAAAGGatccaaaagaaaaaacctcttcTCCAAACTCCAAAGTAAGAGCTGGAGAAGGAACAAGAACAGCCGCCGCTGCTACGTGACCTCGATGACTAAAATGGAAGGCTCGACACGACAGTGAAGGGTTCAAATGGACATATCAGCAAAATAATTTAAGGGAAGCTTTTACtagttttgtttggattgtaagttatttgggatatttttactgtagtattttttgtgacgtgatatatgtgagataaaaaggtaattgggaagataaaaaggtgtattgaaaattgtaatgatgatgtaagcaaataaaattggagAAATAATGCTCTATTCCATTAGTATTCTGTGTTCCCCACCAATCAATCATGAAATCCCAAATTCAACCTCATCTCGGGCTCCTTGTGTACACCCGTTATCCATATACACGTGAATTCATCGTCCCAtgttttttgggtattttttaaaaattaattttttaaatataataaaatttttaaaaaacattttaaaagataatttaaaaattaatttaaatttttttaaaattttgaagaatatctcaaaatatattctgaaatcttttttacttttaaaaattttaaaatactttttaaaaatattttaaaatatattctaaaaactctgctacaataaaatttatttttatatatgttttttatttcatattcgaacattttctttacttatttatttgtgactaaattgtaaaaaaaaaaaaaaacatatagaGCAAGCGGAAAAAATGAACCTGATCTAACAAAGGATATGACAGCGGTCTGTAATTGTAGTCAATTCCGGTCCCCATGTGACCGACATGTGACAGCCCCTCCACTCCAACCAGCAGTAAAACATCATCGTCCTCCGCAAACTAAATCCAACGGCCAGTTTTCTCCTTAGATTCCAACACCTGTGGTCCAGATTCCACCATAGAAGCTTCGGAGGTTCACACACCGCAATACAAAGAGTTTTAACCGTCCATCGTACCCACTAATCCCCCACCAACACCTGCAACAACAACAAAAGATAGCTATCATTTCCAATGGGCCCACCTGCCCCGCGCCTCAAAAACTGTAAacaaatcttttgtttttttgccCCTTTTCTTCTGTCTTTGATTTTTTGGGTCCTAAAAGGGAAGGGGATATAATCAATAATCATTGTTGTTGTTTGTCATAACTCATCAGGAGGAAGATTGCCGAGAGGAGGGACTGAAGGGAGAGTGATGGAGAAGGAAAGGGAGAAGCAAGTTTACTTGGCTAGGCTTGCTGAGCAAGCAGAAAGATATGATGGTATTAATTctttctttgaaatttttttttgcctactaccttttttttcaatttctttttgtgTAAATCTTTTCTTTTGGGAAGTAGAGATTGAAGATAGAAGGTGGGTTTTGGTTAGATTGTGGTGTTGTATGGCAAAATCCCGAGCTTTATGGATTTTGGTGCTGAAATTTTAGTACTGTTTGGATGAAGGAATTCATCAGAATTTATAGATGATATGGACTTTTAGTTCAGCTTTTTGTTACCAACATGCattttttttgggaggggggggggggggggggtcggGGTGTTGGGAGTGGGGATTGGAATGCTGAATTTGTActtttaattggaaaaaaattgaatgTTTTACATATATGAATTTGGAGGACTAAAGGAAGTGCTAAACTTGttgaacaaaaaaagaaaaactttgtTGGCAAAACACATTTTTTACGTTGATTTCCAGTATATTTTTCCATGCTGTGGCTAGCGAAAATAATCTTGAAGAGAAGTTTGTAATAAAATGCTGTGAATTCTTGTACAAACTCTTATGATGTGTTGATTTTTTTGGTAGCTTGTGAAGCGACAAGATATCCAAGTTAGAAAGATGAGGATTTGATTATTGATTGAGTGCTTAAACGGACTTAATTTTGTTGTTGCTTATTAGAGTTTTTTTGTTGATCACACAATGCTTTGGCATTTATCTGTTTGTACTCAATTTTAGTTGGAAAGTTCTAATATTGAATTTTGAAAGAGCAAGATGTGTTTCCATTGAGGTGGTTGTGTAGCCAGGACTACAAGTAAGACTAAACTCCACATTTGAAATTGGCTTACATTTACATGGCGATCCTTTTGTGGTTACTACTACAAGATATAATCAAGAGAAGTATGTAAATGGACATGTTTCTTTgacttatttgaatttattatagTCGATATTAGACTTTGCAGTAGAAAGTTTCATGGTTGCTTGCGGGATTCTTTACATACCTGTGGTTCCCAATTGGTCTTCATCTAGTTGGCCCTCAATAGGGTTCTAGCTCAAAGGGGCTGGATGTTATCTAATTGCTTGAATCTGACTCCCACAACCCAAAGGCTATTggtcctgttttttttttgttactcTGATGGCTTGCAAATTAAAAGGGCAGTTCTAGTCCATAGCAAGCACATCTTGACAATATGGTTACCAGTCTCTCTTTATAACTGCTGCTTAaagcatttttcttttatttggacCCAAATTGGGGCAGAATAGGAGCTTCATGACGTCATAAAGTTCTCCATGGCAAATGAATTCTGAACTTGAACAAGTTTTGGTTTTGCCAGGTTCTTGCTAGGTTTGTGAGATCATGGTAAACTTGACAATTGTTGTTGGTCTGCGTGAGGGAAATGATGTTGATATTGAACCTACTACATCCAATTCGCCATTTGATCCTTGGAGAAAATATAACTTAGGTTTCCTCATCATCTTTGATATGGCCTAACTAATGAAGAATAGAACTAACTAAATCATACTTGAAACTCAAAGGTTTTGAAGTTAAGAAATTCATTACTTGGTTTCTACTTCACTTGGGCAATCCTATTGATCTTTGTTCATGTTCCAAACAAAAAAAGGTAAAGTAAGAGAGCAGGTAATAAAGAGAACAAATACGCAGCAGGTCTGTGCTAAAACATGAAGACAGTCTCTAAATTTTCCTTCTCCTTGTACTGTTATGCTTTGCTTCTTGTTTTTCAGTTTTTGACTGCCTTGTCAAGGCATGTTCCAGGATAAGCCTAGCAGTAAAATTGCTGGACAATTGTATCTTTTCAGCTGTATGAGTGGCTTGTATCTTAATATGCCTTTTATATTGTTCTTTATCATATTTCTCTATGAGCCACACCATTACCCTGTCAAGTGACAAGAATTTCAATTCTCACAGTTCTTATATGGTTTCTTTCCCCCTTTTGTTTAGAATTTGTTCTCATTATTCTCTTATTGTTCCAGAGATGGTTGAAGCAATGAAGAAAGTTGCTAAACTGGATGTCGAGCTGACAGTTGAGGAAAGGAACTTGGTATCGGTGGGGTATAAGAATGTTATTGGTGCAAGACGGGCATCCTGGAGGATATTATCTTCCATTGAACAGAAAGAGGAGGGCAAGGGACATGACCAGAATGTGAAAAGGATAAAGGGTTACAGACAGGGGGTAGAAGATGAGCTTATGAAGATATGCAATGATATATTGGCAGTAATAGATGAACATCTTCTTCCATCTTCCTCTACAGGAGAATCAACTGTCTTCTACTATAAGATGTGAGTTGTTACTTTTTCTGAAGTCTCATTCCTTTCAATCTCCTCTTGCCTTCACATAATTCCCCCTCCAACAATGCAGAAGAACACACATCTTATATACCGAACCTTTATATCTTTTTGTTTGGGCTTGCCCTGGTGGTGGGATTTAGTGGGCTGGAcagaaaaatactaaaattcAGCCTTCTTTTGTATGCATTTGCGGTATGTTTTGGAGGGGTTCAAGTGTGTTAATCTGGTTTCATTATTCTCAAAGGTTCAATCTCATTGTCAGGAGCAATTAATTACAGTATGCTGTCTAAGGTCATTGTGATTTCTTTAATTTGACTATGTCCTTTACAAATTTCAACCTTGTGCTAGATTTCTTacttaattttgttgtttaggATAGAAGTTGTTTACTCTAGGAGTAGTGGTTCCCTCACTTTTCCAAAAGTCATCTTAGTTTGAGAGGTGTCTGTTATCATCTAGGTGATGCTTTGGTTTTTAGAATTTGTCATTATTTCCCTCCTGTTTACTATATCCTCTAAAAATGCTTTAGGTTTGTGTACAAACTTGTAACCAAgtattatgattttttttattggcTATCTTCTGTTTACCTTCTTATATGACTTTCTTCTCCAGGAAGGGAGATTATTACCGTTACTTGGCTGAGTTCAAAGCGGGGGAAAATCGTAAGGAGGCAGCGGATCAGTCCCTCAAAGCCTATGAGGTTTTCTGAAATTAAATCTCTTTTCTAGAGTAGAAGTTTTACCTTATGAAATCTCTTTGTGTTCATACTTGGCACGAGTCTCCCATATTTTCTGTGTCATATATTTTCCAGATATATATGGTTTTAAACCTTTTCCATGTAACAGGCTGCCACTGCTTCTGCAAACTCAGATCTTCCACCTACTCATCCAATTAGACTTGGCCTAGCACTGAATTTCTCTGTATTTTACTATGAGATCTTGAACTCCCCTGAGAGGTTTGACAACTCTCTTATCTCTACTTGTCTTTGTGTCTGTGCATGCACACGTGCATGCTTGTTTATGCATGCATACATGTGCATGTTTGTGTGCATATGTTTATCCGGAAAAAGAACAAAGCATGCTGAAAGCAATCATATTTTACATGAATAGAAGTTCTCACTTGAAGGATTTGGTTCACCAAGTTTAGCTGAATCTGAGAATTGAATGTTCTACTTTTCATGCACAGCTTCCCTTTTGAAAGTGGTCTTTTCAGATTGGATCAATTATTTTACGTTAAACTTGATGTGCAACATGTCCAATAGATATTTGCTTGGGTCAACCACCAAAAAAGGAAATTGAACAGATGTACTGAAGAAATGAAGTAAATGTAATTGGAATGAGGCTAGAGTTTTTTGGAAATGGATGATAATTATTATTCCTAAAGAAGGTTGCGATCTTGACCATCAAAGAGTACCTAAAGAAACTTCTTTATTACTCATTAAATTTCACAACATTTTAGGTTGTGCATGAACCGTTGGCCCAGCAACACTTGCAGTTGTTGATTTAGTTATCTCATATCACTACATGTAAAGCTTTAGCTGGTATATGCAGTAAATAACTTGCATCTCTTTTTGGTTTTCCAAAATTCATGCTTAATGCAATTGATCATTGGACATGcaaataagcaaatacacaattACAGTGCAGAATGTCGTTGTCTCATAGCGATTTGTCATGATTCAGTTTTAAGTTTTCAGCTTCACAAGTTATTTTCGTCTATAGCTTAGTGTTACTTTTTGGGAGATGCACTAGCTAAGTCGCCCTCATTAGTCTGGCAGTTATATCTTCTTGGTTGTTTGTAAGATTGTAAAGCATGATCTATCTTCCACCAGGGCTTGCCACCTTGCAAAACAAGCATTTGATGAAGCTATTGCAGAACTGGATAGCCTCAATGAAGAGTCCTATAAAGACAGCACCCTAATCATGCAGCTTCTTAGGGATAATCTAACATTATGGACCTCAGATCTTCCAGAAGAGGGAGGTAAGTTGAGGAGGGGATGGAATCCTATTTTCACTTAATCAATCTGTTTCCTCtgtgtttttgtttgtttgttactTTGCTTAAAGAAATGGGAAAAATACTTACACTGAGAAGGTGTTGGAAGTGGCTTTCTGCTCCATTTAATTTATTAGAACAACATAGAGGGAAGGAGAACAGTGGCGGAGGATCTTTTGTTTTAGCTGCACTCCTTTATACTTGATGAACCTATAATCTTTCCATCAGCCCAGCTATTTGAAGTAATACATGTAAGTTGGGTTAGATATTACCATAACAACACACTATGGCTGCTGCTCATAATGATAGGAGTTGGTTTTAAGTTGCTTGAGTAATGTTGGACTAGG contains the following coding sequences:
- the LOC113712410 gene encoding 14-3-3 protein 7, giving the protein MEKEREKQVYLARLAEQAERYDEMVEAMKKVAKLDVELTVEERNLVSVGYKNVIGARRASWRILSSIEQKEEGKGHDQNVKRIKGYRQGVEDELMKICNDILAVIDEHLLPSSSTGESTVFYYKMKGDYYRYLAEFKAGENRKEAADQSLKAYEAATASANSDLPPTHPIRLGLALNFSVFYYEILNSPERACHLAKQAFDEAIAELDSLNEESYKDSTLIMQLLRDNLTLWTSDLPEEGGEHSKGDEPHGES